One window of Cohnella hashimotonis genomic DNA carries:
- a CDS encoding phosphotransferase: protein MPFAAFLNRYDPMRRWAVSEGESGWNNTTRIAENDLGDKRVLRIYETHRDADKIAFEHDVLLKLTEAELPFAVPQPIALPDGSTFATLADGTGRYAALFTYTAGNRPDGSAPAVAEATGEAVGRLSLALRALRPSAVPAYLPCYELERTHPSCPGSVIASFCEAPPLAFQDLRNPLLQIGEAMRAFQAALKTVRELPHQLVHGDINDSNLLADAYDPARIAAILDFEFCTTELRAMEPAVALAGLIGESGDLRAAAAFLEGFGRLAPLNQAEIDALPLLMRLRRLDVFVHFLGRYLSGVDGAAVLRQQTQETAAGLALLDRHEAEIRSMCAQTMTKKAGG, encoded by the coding sequence ATGCCGTTTGCAGCCTTTTTAAATCGCTATGATCCCATGAGACGCTGGGCTGTCTCGGAGGGAGAGAGCGGCTGGAACAACACGACGCGGATCGCGGAGAACGATCTCGGCGACAAGCGCGTGCTGCGCATTTATGAGACACATAGAGATGCGGACAAGATCGCGTTCGAACACGACGTGCTGCTGAAATTAACCGAGGCAGAGCTGCCGTTTGCCGTGCCGCAGCCGATTGCGCTGCCGGACGGCTCGACCTTTGCGACGCTGGCTGACGGCACGGGCCGCTATGCGGCGTTGTTTACCTATACGGCCGGCAATCGTCCGGACGGCTCCGCGCCTGCCGTCGCCGAGGCAACCGGAGAAGCCGTCGGACGCCTGTCGCTTGCGCTGCGGGCGCTTCGACCGTCGGCCGTTCCCGCTTATTTGCCTTGTTACGAGCTCGAGCGGACGCATCCGTCCTGTCCGGGCAGCGTCATCGCGTCTTTTTGCGAGGCGCCGCCTTTGGCTTTTCAAGATTTACGGAACCCGCTGCTGCAGATCGGCGAGGCGATGCGCGCGTTTCAAGCGGCGCTGAAGACGGTTCGCGAACTGCCGCACCAGCTTGTGCATGGCGACATCAACGATTCCAACCTGCTCGCCGACGCGTATGATCCCGCACGGATCGCGGCCATACTGGACTTTGAATTTTGCACGACAGAGCTGCGGGCCATGGAGCCGGCGGTCGCATTGGCGGGGCTTATCGGCGAATCGGGGGATCTCCGTGCCGCTGCCGCCTTTTTAGAAGGCTTCGGCCGATTGGCTCCTTTAAATCAGGCTGAGATCGACGCGCTGCCATTGCTTATGCGGTTGCGCCGGCTGGATGTGTTCGTGCATTTTCTGGGGCGATATCTCAGCGGGGTGGACGGGGCAGCCGTGCTTCGTCAACAGACGCAGGAGACCGCTGCGGGTTTAGCTCTGCTGGATCGGCACGAAGCCGAGATTCGGTCGATGTGCGCGCAGACGATGACAAAGAAAGCGGGCGGATAA
- a CDS encoding MTH1187 family thiamine-binding protein, whose product MAIVQVTIVPIGTGSTSVSAYVAEVERILRMAPERIEHQMTPMSTIIEGALEDVLAVVRRMHETPFNHGAQRVSTSITIDDRRDKQGTMAQKMEAVADKLRQQTE is encoded by the coding sequence ATGGCAATCGTACAAGTAACGATCGTACCGATCGGCACGGGCTCGACCAGCGTTAGCGCATACGTCGCCGAGGTCGAGCGCATTCTGCGCATGGCGCCGGAGCGGATCGAGCACCAGATGACGCCGATGAGCACGATCATCGAAGGCGCGCTCGAGGATGTGCTGGCTGTCGTCAGACGCATGCACGAGACGCCCTTTAATCATGGCGCCCAGCGCGTATCGACGTCGATCACGATCGACGATCGCAGGGATAAGCAGGGGACGATGGCGCAAAAAATGGAGGCTGTGGCGGACAAGCTGCGGCAGCAAACGGAATAA
- the xerS gene encoding tyrosine recombinase XerS, producing MNLQKIKDREQLDKRVPSMPWYVEKFINFKLPDLSPSSLLEYVRDYETFFNWLMREGLTTAEKMSDIPIEALEKLKMDEIDSFRMELSTRREHANTRTTISRKLSSLRSLFHYLSQIAEDDDFYPLLKRNVMAKVSIKRTHKPKDTAAKLEGKLLQEEEITEFIAYINEHYATDVADNKQALYAHELNHTRDACIVSLVLNSGLRVSELVNLNLDDLDLKKKLLYVYRKGSNDDTFKTPVFFRQDALTNLESYLQQREVRYHAPKREKALFLALANGKKEGSRMTKRAVQEMVIKYAKRFGKPYLSVHKLRHSFATDYYLSNDLYKTQEQLGHASPETTQIYAHLTDKTMEEAIDKRRSQES from the coding sequence ATGAACCTGCAAAAAATCAAAGATCGCGAGCAATTGGACAAGCGCGTGCCGAGCATGCCCTGGTACGTCGAGAAGTTTATCAACTTCAAGTTGCCGGACCTTTCCCCCTCCTCCCTACTGGAGTACGTGCGGGATTACGAGACTTTTTTTAACTGGCTGATGCGGGAAGGTCTGACGACGGCGGAGAAGATGAGCGATATTCCGATCGAAGCGTTAGAAAAGCTGAAAATGGACGAGATCGACAGTTTCCGCATGGAGCTGTCGACCCGGCGGGAGCACGCCAATACGCGGACGACGATCTCTCGCAAGCTCTCCTCCCTCCGCTCTCTGTTCCACTACCTCAGCCAGATCGCGGAGGACGACGACTTTTATCCGCTGCTGAAGCGCAACGTGATGGCCAAGGTGTCGATCAAACGGACGCACAAGCCGAAGGATACGGCAGCCAAATTAGAAGGCAAGCTGCTTCAGGAAGAGGAAATTACGGAATTTATCGCTTATATCAACGAGCACTATGCAACGGACGTGGCGGACAACAAGCAGGCGCTGTACGCGCACGAGTTGAACCACACGCGCGATGCCTGTATCGTGAGTCTGGTCCTGAATTCGGGCCTCCGCGTATCGGAGCTTGTGAATCTGAATTTGGACGATCTGGATCTGAAAAAGAAACTGCTATACGTCTACCGGAAAGGCAGCAACGACGATACGTTTAAGACGCCCGTTTTTTTCCGGCAGGACGCGCTGACGAACCTCGAGTCCTACCTTCAGCAGCGCGAGGTGCGCTATCATGCGCCCAAACGGGAAAAAGCCCTCTTTCTCGCCCTGGCGAACGGCAAGAAGGAAGGCTCGCGCATGACCAAGCGCGCGGTCCAGGAGATGGTGATCAAATACGCGAAGCGATTCGGCAAACCCTATCTGTCCGTACATAAGCTTCGCCATTCGTTCGCGACCGATTATTATCTGTCCAACGATCTGTACAAGACGCAGGAGCAGCTCGGCCACGCTTCGCCCGAAACGACGCAGATTTATGCCCATCTGACGGACAAAACGATGGAAGAAGCGATCGACAAGCGCCGCAGCCAGGAATCCTGA
- the sda gene encoding sporulation histidine kinase inhibitor Sda: protein MKALKENDDAWYVSLAVQTVLQEQSVRVRLNRHEILNIAEEIQMETLRFKEAAETVKTPSGKVIPQMRFILAHLQDDHLASSYFEARTLGLDVEFVQMLRCEIIRRKIKDLVSEDLEH, encoded by the coding sequence ATGAAGGCACTGAAGGAAAACGACGATGCGTGGTATGTCTCCCTGGCTGTCCAGACTGTACTTCAGGAGCAATCGGTCAGGGTACGGCTTAACCGCCATGAAATATTGAATATAGCAGAGGAAATTCAGATGGAAACGCTTCGCTTCAAGGAAGCGGCCGAAACCGTAAAAACGCCATCCGGAAAGGTGATTCCCCAGATGAGATTCATCTTGGCGCATCTGCAGGACGATCATCTGGCAAGCAGCTATTTCGAAGCGAGAACGCTTGGTTTGGATGTCGAGTTTGTTCAGATGCTGCGCTGCGAGATAATCCGTAGAAAGATAAAGGATCTTGTGAGCGAGGATTTAGAGCATTAA
- a CDS encoding sensor histidine kinase yields MSIKKTNLFIFILLIGIVSWFIFITMRYPYMDFNVIERNGHWYVSQMDPRSLITKTDLQINDEILFINKNKVEDYYSVRRWGAVDQAKEISVKRGDLIFKIQTDQLSKLTKEDLLSVFGGLSCLFVSLLLLLGIKNSESAKRLAIVFVSISLTFLSLGASIRGDLLGKMIIGAGLVTIPIAMVHFLIVFLNDKGQIKLETKNLKWWYASVIFFTLPLLFRFDNLSVNQWIHKIYSLCELLFFSIGALINIVYLIFIYLKHCKSNPYLSMIIKTIIVFFSISITPIVCFSFFTKIMFGFEWIRSGYSGWFILLFPLSFTYLMVTKKIYDIDLIVRRIILTTAVSIIPSAIIVLMIPLIYSYKMELNHMFLAFTVLIVLISVTLYSLEYFTNKLEKTIFPRRYYLQSSIKKIAKKLGLISSFTELKELVLKDIIEILQVYGGAIFFKYNDSHELISEGAILERDILSIFSQKSVDSDLVVFELTRNQEYVSYLVLTRKKTNTYLGSEEMQWLNLITSYLSISMENLYLIRKMSHKLELLAAQVPSEETANDIAWFRKLMFELQEKERFRIATDLHDTTMQDLFFLKRKLAALLDNYSDDWQDSEQAKSLLDYIDIINMNLRQSCFELHPYLLQELGLVRTIDKLIDLEQSTLPFEVEFRYGGIDLIESCNMEMKRHLFRVFQELINNAKKHSNATKVNFNLSASNGKLVMQYRDNGLGFLSEQDLVREIGGSHIGLEQLKSRILSMRGVFEIKSGQGSGMSFSAVIPLKEGMTA; encoded by the coding sequence TTGTCGATTAAAAAGACAAATTTATTCATTTTTATTCTATTAATAGGGATAGTTTCTTGGTTTATCTTTATAACAATGCGTTATCCTTATATGGATTTCAATGTGATTGAAAGAAATGGACACTGGTATGTTAGCCAAATGGACCCAAGAAGTTTAATTACGAAAACAGATCTTCAAATAAATGATGAAATTTTATTTATTAATAAAAATAAAGTGGAAGATTATTATTCAGTTAGACGTTGGGGAGCGGTGGATCAAGCAAAAGAAATATCGGTAAAGCGAGGAGACTTAATATTTAAGATTCAGACTGATCAACTATCTAAACTTACTAAAGAGGATCTTTTGTCCGTGTTCGGTGGTTTAAGTTGTTTATTTGTTTCCTTACTATTGCTTTTAGGCATAAAGAATTCTGAATCGGCAAAAAGGTTAGCGATCGTCTTCGTATCAATCAGTTTGACATTTCTTAGTCTTGGGGCTTCTATCAGAGGAGATTTACTGGGGAAAATGATTATTGGAGCGGGGTTGGTTACCATTCCAATTGCCATGGTTCATTTTTTAATCGTGTTTTTAAACGATAAGGGACAAATTAAGCTAGAAACAAAAAACTTAAAATGGTGGTATGCCTCTGTTATCTTTTTTACGTTGCCACTCCTTTTTCGCTTCGACAATTTGTCGGTAAATCAATGGATTCATAAGATTTATTCTCTTTGTGAGCTTTTATTTTTTTCAATAGGTGCGCTCATTAATATTGTTTATTTAATTTTCATTTATTTAAAACATTGTAAGTCTAATCCTTATCTATCTATGATAATTAAAACTATAATTGTCTTTTTTTCTATTTCAATAACGCCGATCGTTTGCTTTTCATTTTTTACAAAAATAATGTTTGGTTTTGAATGGATTAGATCCGGTTATTCCGGTTGGTTTATTCTATTGTTTCCTCTGTCGTTTACATATCTCATGGTAACTAAAAAAATTTACGATATAGACTTGATTGTTAGAAGAATTATTCTTACTACCGCTGTCTCGATTATTCCAAGTGCCATCATTGTTTTAATGATACCATTAATTTATTCCTATAAAATGGAATTAAATCATATGTTCTTAGCATTTACAGTTCTCATCGTTTTAATATCCGTAACCCTGTATTCTCTGGAATATTTTACGAACAAATTAGAAAAAACAATTTTTCCACGGAGATATTACCTGCAAAGCTCAATTAAAAAAATAGCAAAAAAATTAGGATTGATTTCAAGCTTTACTGAATTAAAAGAATTAGTTTTAAAAGATATTATTGAAATTTTGCAAGTATATGGAGGCGCTATTTTTTTTAAGTATAATGATTCTCACGAGTTGATAAGTGAAGGTGCAATATTAGAAAGAGATATTCTTAGTATATTTTCTCAAAAATCTGTAGATTCCGATTTAGTCGTCTTTGAACTTACGCGTAATCAAGAGTACGTAAGTTACCTGGTGCTTACAAGAAAAAAGACAAATACATACTTAGGTTCTGAAGAAATGCAATGGCTAAACTTAATTACATCGTATTTGTCTATTAGCATGGAAAACTTATATTTAATTCGTAAAATGTCACATAAGCTTGAATTGCTTGCAGCCCAGGTTCCAAGTGAAGAAACGGCTAATGATATTGCATGGTTTCGTAAACTAATGTTTGAGCTTCAGGAGAAAGAAAGATTCCGTATCGCTACAGATCTGCACGATACAACCATGCAAGACCTGTTCTTTTTAAAGAGAAAGCTGGCTGCTTTGCTTGATAATTATTCGGACGATTGGCAGGATTCGGAGCAGGCGAAGAGTTTGCTTGATTATATCGATATCATCAATATGAATTTGCGACAAAGCTGCTTCGAGCTGCATCCTTATTTGCTCCAAGAGCTTGGATTGGTACGGACGATTGACAAGCTTATCGATTTAGAGCAGTCTACCTTGCCATTTGAAGTCGAGTTCAGGTATGGAGGCATCGATCTCATCGAGTCTTGCAACATGGAGATGAAGCGTCATCTTTTCCGCGTGTTCCAGGAGCTCATTAACAATGCGAAAAAACATTCGAATGCAACAAAAGTGAATTTTAATCTGAGTGCTTCTAACGGCAAGCTGGTGATGCAGTACCGTGACAATGGCCTTGGCTTCTTATCCGAACAGGATCTCGTTCGAGAGATCGGGGGCTCGCATATCGGCCTGGAGCAGTTGAAGAGCAGAATCTTATCCATGCGGGGCGTATTCGAGATCAAGTCCGGTCAAGGCAGCGGCATGTCGTTCAGTGCCGTAATCCCGCTTAAAGAAGGAATGACTGCATGA